A window of Pseudomonas mucidolens contains these coding sequences:
- the tldD gene encoding metalloprotease TldD: protein MSELLSSVSEHLLAPGGVTIENLQTVLGDLAGPGIDAADLYFQGQISESWSLEDGIVKEGSFNLDQGVGVRAQSGEKTGFAYSNAITLEALGLAARAARSISRAGQNGTVQAFSTQDVTQLYGADNPLEVISRAEKVELLKRVDAATRALDPRIQQVSVSMAGVWERILVASTDGGLAADVRPLVRFNVSVIVEQNGRRERGGHGGGGRTDYRYFLTDDRAMGYAREALRQALVNLEAIPAPAGTLPVVLGSGWSGVLLHEAVGHGLEGDFNRKGSSAYSGRMGESVASKLCTIVDDGTLAGRRGSLSVDDEGTPTECTTLIENGVLKGYMQDKLNARLMGVARTGNGRRESYAHLPMPRMTNTYMLGGESDPAEIIASVKRGIYCANLGGGQVDITSGKFVFSTSEAYLIEDGKITAPVKGATLIGNGPEAMSKVSMVGNDLSLDSGVGTCGKDGQSVPVGVGQPTLKIDAITVGGTGS, encoded by the coding sequence ATGAGCGAGTTGTTGTCCTCAGTCAGTGAACACCTCCTGGCGCCCGGTGGCGTGACCATCGAAAACCTGCAAACCGTGCTGGGTGACCTGGCTGGCCCCGGTATCGATGCGGCAGACCTGTATTTCCAGGGGCAGATTTCCGAGTCCTGGTCCCTGGAAGACGGGATCGTCAAGGAAGGCAGCTTCAACCTCGACCAAGGGGTGGGCGTGCGTGCGCAATCGGGCGAGAAGACCGGATTTGCCTACAGCAACGCTATTACCCTTGAAGCCCTGGGGCTGGCTGCTCGCGCTGCGCGGTCGATCTCCCGCGCCGGGCAGAACGGTACCGTGCAGGCATTCAGTACCCAGGATGTGACGCAGTTGTACGGCGCCGACAACCCGCTGGAGGTGATCAGCCGTGCGGAAAAGGTCGAGTTGCTCAAACGTGTGGATGCCGCGACCCGCGCCCTGGACCCGCGTATTCAGCAAGTGAGCGTGAGCATGGCTGGCGTCTGGGAGCGCATCCTGGTGGCGTCGACCGATGGTGGCCTGGCGGCGGATGTGCGGCCGCTGGTGCGCTTCAACGTCAGCGTGATCGTCGAGCAGAACGGACGACGCGAGCGTGGCGGGCATGGCGGCGGCGGGCGCACGGATTATCGTTATTTCCTCACCGACGACCGCGCCATGGGTTATGCCCGTGAAGCGCTGCGTCAGGCGTTGGTCAACTTGGAAGCGATTCCCGCGCCGGCGGGGACGTTGCCGGTGGTGTTGGGGTCCGGCTGGTCCGGCGTCCTGCTCCACGAAGCGGTGGGTCATGGCCTGGAAGGTGACTTCAACCGCAAAGGCAGTTCGGCCTACAGCGGTCGCATGGGTGAAAGCGTTGCGTCCAAGCTCTGCACCATCGTCGATGACGGCACCCTGGCCGGTCGTCGAGGCTCCTTGAGTGTGGACGATGAAGGCACGCCGACCGAATGCACCACCTTGATTGAAAACGGTGTACTCAAGGGTTACATGCAAGACAAACTCAACGCCCGCCTGATGGGCGTGGCGCGCACCGGCAATGGCCGTCGTGAGTCCTACGCGCATCTGCCGATGCCGCGCATGACCAACACCTACATGCTCGGTGGTGAAAGCGATCCGGCGGAAATCATCGCCTCGGTGAAGCGTGGCATCTACTGCGCCAACCTCGGCGGCGGCCAGGTGGACATCACCAGCGGCAAGTTCGTGTTCTCCACCAGCGAGGCGTATTTGATCGAGGACGGCAAGATCACGGCGCCGGTCAAGGGGGCAACGCTGATTGGCAATGGTCCGGAAGCCATGAGCAAGGTGTCGATGGTCGGTAACGACCTGTCGTTGGACAGTGGCGTGGGCACGTGCGGCAAAGATGGACAGTCGGTGCCGGTGGGTGTCGGCCAGCCAACGCTGAAGATTGATGCGATCACCGTGGGTGGCACGGGGTCGTAG
- the pmbA gene encoding metalloprotease PmbA: MSATQSVGPQALPALQEQVEQILAEAKRQGASACEVAVSLEQGLSTSVRQREVETVEFNRDQGFGITLYAGQRKGSASTSASGPEAIRETVAAALAIAKHTSEDAASGLADAALMARDLKDFDLFHAWDITPEQAIEQALTCEAAAFDTDSRIKNADGTTLSTHQGCRVYGNSHGFIGGYASTRHSLSCVMIAEADGQMQRDYWYDVSRQGELLADPVSIGQRAAQRTASRLGARPVPTCEVPVLFSAELAGGLFGSFLGAISGGNLYRKSSFLEGALGERLFPEWLTIDERPHLMRAMGSSAFDGDGLATYAKPFVENGELVSYVLGTYAGRKLGLPSTANAGGVHNLFVTHGEEDQAALLRRMGRGLLVTELMGHGLNMVTGDYSRGAAGFWVENGEIQFAVQEVTIAGNMRDMFKQIIAVGNDLELRSNIRTGSVLIERMTVAGS; the protein is encoded by the coding sequence ATGAGTGCAACCCAAAGCGTCGGTCCGCAAGCATTACCGGCACTGCAGGAACAAGTCGAGCAGATCCTGGCCGAGGCCAAGCGCCAGGGCGCCAGTGCCTGTGAAGTGGCGGTGTCCCTTGAGCAAGGGTTGTCGACGTCGGTCCGCCAGCGGGAAGTGGAAACCGTTGAGTTCAATCGTGACCAGGGGTTCGGTATCACCCTGTATGCGGGGCAGCGCAAGGGTTCTGCCAGCACGTCGGCCAGCGGTCCGGAAGCGATTCGCGAAACCGTCGCGGCGGCCTTGGCGATTGCCAAGCACACCTCTGAAGACGCTGCATCAGGCTTGGCGGACGCTGCCTTGATGGCGCGCGATTTGAAAGACTTCGATCTGTTTCACGCTTGGGACATCACTCCGGAGCAGGCGATTGAGCAGGCGCTGACCTGTGAAGCGGCTGCGTTCGATACCGATAGCCGGATCAAGAATGCCGACGGCACGACACTGAGCACCCATCAAGGCTGCCGGGTGTATGGCAACAGTCATGGGTTTATCGGCGGCTACGCGTCGACGCGCCATAGCTTGAGCTGCGTAATGATTGCCGAAGCCGATGGCCAGATGCAGCGTGATTACTGGTATGACGTCAGCCGCCAGGGTGAATTGCTGGCTGATCCTGTGAGCATTGGCCAGCGTGCGGCACAACGTACAGCCAGTCGCCTGGGCGCGCGTCCGGTGCCGACGTGTGAGGTACCGGTGCTATTTTCGGCTGAATTGGCCGGCGGCTTGTTCGGCAGTTTTCTGGGAGCGATCTCCGGGGGCAATCTTTATCGCAAGTCGTCTTTCCTTGAAGGCGCGCTGGGTGAAAGGCTGTTTCCCGAGTGGCTGACCATTGATGAGCGTCCGCACTTGATGCGTGCCATGGGCAGCTCGGCATTTGACGGTGATGGCCTGGCGACCTACGCCAAGCCGTTCGTCGAGAACGGTGAGTTGGTGTCCTACGTGCTGGGCACCTACGCCGGACGCAAGCTTGGTTTACCGAGCACCGCCAACGCGGGTGGCGTGCACAACCTGTTCGTGACCCATGGTGAGGAAGATCAGGCAGCGCTGCTGCGACGCATGGGGCGCGGCTTGTTGGTGACCGAATTGATGGGACACGGCCTGAATATGGTGACGGGCGATTATTCCCGTGGCGCGGCCGGTTTCTGGGTTGAAAATGGCGAAATCCAGTTCGCTGTCCAGGAAGTGACCATCGCCGGGAATATGCGCGACATGTTCAAGCAGATCATTGCGGTCGGCAACGACCTCGAGCTGCGCAGCAATATCCGCACCGGCTCAGTATTGATCGAGCGAATGACCGTCGCCGGCAGCTGA
- a CDS encoding FagA protein, whose product MSSVLHEDPYLESWRWMSRQIRCGLDPDEPRLIEHYLSEGRYLACCTATHPWTIAETSFRLLLDTATDVALPWHWRSLCLDQAWRPLRDLEALSRCACRLKRWQTFAWQLARCELLPTISHSDLVQGSSDD is encoded by the coding sequence ATGAGTTCTGTCCTGCACGAGGATCCCTACCTGGAAAGCTGGCGCTGGATGAGTCGCCAGATTCGCTGTGGACTCGATCCTGACGAACCGCGCCTGATCGAACACTATTTGAGCGAAGGTCGTTATTTGGCCTGCTGCACGGCGACCCATCCCTGGACCATCGCCGAGACTTCGTTTCGTTTGCTGCTCGACACCGCGACGGATGTGGCGTTGCCCTGGCACTGGCGCTCCCTGTGCCTGGATCAGGCCTGGCGCCCGCTGCGCGACCTGGAAGCGCTCTCTCGCTGTGCCTGCCGCCTCAAGCGCTGGCAGACCTTTGCCTGGCAGCTTGCGAGGTGTGAGTTGCTGCCCACGATTTCCCACTCTGACCTGGTGCAAGGATCTTCTGATGATTAA
- a CDS encoding class II fumarate hydratase, with the protein MMINRIERDSMGELQVPADALYGAQTQRAVNNFPISHQRMPAQFIRALILAKTAAAKANVDLKQIGEAQGKAIVDAAQGLLEGNFMQHFPVDIFQTGSGTSSNMNANEVIATLASRLLGEPINPNDHVNCGQSSNDIIPTTIHVSAALVLHEQTLPALLHLVQVIERKAQEVHPFIKTGRTHLMDAMPVRMSQVLNGWAQQLKANIGHLQDLLPSLQALAQGGTAVGTGINAHPEFAARFSQQLSNLTHVQFTPGKNLFALIGSQDTAVAVSGQLKATAVSLMKIANDLRWMNSGPLAGLGEIELEGLQPGSSIMPGKVNPVIPEATAMVAAQVIGNDTVITVAGQSGNFELNVMLPIIAQNLLGSLELLANVSRLLADKAIASFKVNEPKLKEALSRNPILVTALNPIIGYQKAAEIAKKAYQQGRPVIDVALEHTDLPRSQLEVLLDPEKLTAGGV; encoded by the coding sequence CTGATGATTAACCGTATCGAACGCGACAGCATGGGCGAACTGCAAGTACCCGCTGACGCGCTGTATGGCGCTCAAACGCAACGCGCGGTGAACAACTTTCCCATCAGTCATCAACGTATGCCGGCGCAATTCATCCGTGCCCTGATCCTCGCAAAAACCGCGGCAGCCAAGGCCAACGTCGACCTCAAGCAGATTGGCGAAGCGCAGGGCAAAGCCATTGTCGATGCCGCCCAGGGGCTGCTGGAAGGTAATTTCATGCAGCACTTCCCGGTGGATATCTTCCAGACTGGCTCCGGTACCAGTTCCAACATGAACGCCAATGAAGTGATTGCGACGCTGGCCAGCCGCCTGCTGGGCGAACCGATCAATCCCAACGATCATGTCAACTGTGGGCAGAGCAGCAACGACATCATTCCTACGACCATCCATGTCAGTGCGGCACTGGTGCTGCACGAGCAAACCCTGCCGGCATTGTTGCACCTGGTGCAGGTCATCGAGCGCAAGGCGCAGGAGGTGCATCCGTTCATCAAGACTGGCCGTACCCACCTGATGGATGCCATGCCCGTACGCATGAGTCAGGTGCTCAACGGCTGGGCGCAGCAGCTCAAGGCCAATATCGGTCATTTGCAGGACTTGCTGCCGAGCTTGCAGGCCCTGGCACAGGGCGGTACGGCGGTGGGCACCGGGATCAACGCGCACCCTGAGTTCGCCGCGCGGTTCAGCCAGCAACTGAGCAACTTGACCCATGTGCAATTCACGCCGGGCAAGAACCTGTTTGCCTTGATTGGTTCGCAGGACACTGCCGTTGCCGTCTCCGGCCAGCTCAAGGCCACCGCCGTATCGTTGATGAAGATTGCCAACGATCTGCGCTGGATGAACTCGGGCCCGCTTGCCGGGCTTGGTGAAATTGAGCTGGAAGGCCTGCAACCCGGCTCCTCGATCATGCCGGGCAAGGTCAATCCGGTGATTCCCGAAGCTACCGCCATGGTCGCGGCGCAGGTGATCGGCAATGACACGGTGATCACTGTTGCCGGCCAGTCGGGTAATTTTGAATTGAATGTGATGCTGCCGATCATTGCTCAGAATCTGCTGGGCAGTCTGGAGTTGCTGGCCAACGTCAGCCGTCTGCTGGCCGACAAGGCGATCGCGAGCTTCAAGGTCAACGAACCCAAGCTCAAGGAAGCGCTGTCGCGTAACCCGATCCTGGTTACCGCACTCAACCCGATCATCGGTTACCAAAAAGCCGCCGAAATTGCCAAGAAAGCCTACCAGCAAGGGCGCCCGGTAATTGATGTCGCGCTTGAACACACCGATCTCCCGCGCAGCCAACTGGAAGTACTCCTGGATCCGGAAAAACTGACGGCCGGCGGCGTGTAA
- a CDS encoding superoxide dismutase codes for MTYTLPALPYAYDALEPHIDAQTMEIHYTKHHQTYINNLNAAVEGTEFASWPVEKLVSSVQHLPERLRAAVINQGGGHANHSLFWSVMSPTGGGKPDGALGKAIDEQLAGYEAFKEAFTKAALTRFGSGWAWLSVTPQKTLVVESSGNQDSPLMNGNTPILGLDVWEHAYYLRYQNRRPEYINAFYSVINWPEVAERYQAALA; via the coding sequence ATGACTTACACCTTGCCCGCCTTGCCCTATGCCTACGATGCGCTGGAACCGCATATCGACGCGCAAACCATGGAGATTCACTACACTAAACACCACCAGACCTATATCAATAACCTCAACGCCGCCGTCGAAGGCACCGAGTTTGCCAGCTGGCCGGTGGAAAAACTGGTCTCCAGCGTTCAGCATTTGCCGGAACGATTGCGGGCGGCGGTGATCAATCAAGGTGGTGGCCATGCCAATCACTCGCTGTTCTGGTCAGTGATGTCGCCCACCGGCGGCGGCAAGCCAGACGGCGCGCTGGGTAAGGCCATCGATGAACAGTTGGCGGGCTATGAGGCGTTCAAGGAGGCCTTCACCAAGGCCGCGCTGACCCGTTTCGGCAGTGGCTGGGCCTGGTTGAGCGTCACCCCGCAAAAGACCTTGGTCGTTGAAAGCAGCGGCAACCAGGACAGCCCATTGATGAACGGGAATACACCGATCCTCGGTCTGGACGTCTGGGAGCATGCTTACTACCTGCGTTATCAAAACCGTCGCCCCGAGTACATCAACGCGTTCTATAGCGTCATCAACTGGCCGGAAGTCGCCGAACGCTATCAGGCGGCCCTCGCTTAA
- a CDS encoding ZIP family metal transporter, which yields MGTEILADGRVRMFRNTLGTLLLLAGTALLVAQGLAWLDLEPRMLRALQGGALCALGTALGAVPVLVIRRMPLAVSDTLLGFGAGVMLAATAFSLIVPGIAAAEKLGLTPWASSGLISFGIMLGAFGLFLVDRKVSGASPDTLVGTPENPVVPPRIWLFVFAIIAHNIPEGMAVGVSAGGGMPDADSLAMGIALQDVPEGLVIALVLAGAGMSRFKAFLIGAASGLVEPVFAILCAWLVSLAQMLLPLGLALAAGAMLLVVTHEVIPESRRNGHDKLASLGLCIGFCLMMTMDTALG from the coding sequence ATGGGCACTGAAATACTGGCCGACGGCCGCGTGCGAATGTTTCGGAATACGCTTGGCACGCTGCTGCTATTGGCAGGCACCGCATTGCTGGTGGCTCAAGGGCTGGCCTGGTTGGATCTGGAGCCGCGCATGCTGCGTGCCCTGCAGGGCGGCGCCCTGTGTGCCTTGGGCACCGCGCTCGGCGCGGTGCCCGTATTGGTGATCCGCCGAATGCCGTTGGCGGTGAGTGATACGTTGCTTGGCTTCGGTGCTGGCGTGATGCTGGCGGCAACCGCGTTTTCACTGATCGTGCCAGGGATTGCCGCCGCCGAAAAACTGGGGCTGACGCCCTGGGCCTCCAGTGGTCTGATCAGCTTCGGCATCATGCTGGGAGCGTTCGGGTTGTTTTTGGTGGATCGCAAGGTGTCTGGTGCCAGTCCGGATACGCTGGTGGGCACCCCCGAAAACCCGGTGGTTCCACCGCGCATTTGGTTGTTTGTGTTTGCGATCATCGCGCATAACATTCCTGAAGGCATGGCTGTGGGCGTGTCGGCAGGCGGCGGTATGCCCGATGCGGACAGTCTGGCCATGGGGATTGCGTTGCAGGACGTGCCGGAAGGCTTGGTGATCGCACTGGTGCTGGCAGGGGCGGGGATGTCGCGGTTCAAGGCGTTTCTGATCGGTGCGGCATCCGGGTTGGTGGAGCCGGTCTTTGCCATCCTCTGTGCCTGGCTGGTGAGCCTTGCGCAAATGTTATTGCCGCTGGGCCTCGCGCTGGCGGCCGGGGCGATGCTCTTGGTGGTCACGCATGAAGTCATCCCCGAATCACGGCGCAATGGCCATGACAAGCTTGCGAGCCTGGGGTTGTGTATCGGGTTCTGTCTGATGATGACAATGGATACCGCGTTGGGGTGA
- a CDS encoding HPr family phosphocarrier protein — protein sequence MPALEIEIINKLGLHARASAKFVGVAGQFPCQIRAGRTQESMVDGKSIMAMMMLAAGKGTKIHLKTEGEREEEAMTALVDLINGYFGEGE from the coding sequence ATGCCCGCTCTGGAAATTGAAATCATCAACAAACTGGGCTTGCATGCTCGTGCGTCGGCCAAGTTTGTCGGGGTAGCGGGTCAGTTTCCTTGCCAGATTCGTGCGGGAAGAACCCAGGAAAGCATGGTCGACGGCAAGAGCATCATGGCGATGATGATGCTCGCCGCGGGCAAGGGCACCAAAATTCACCTGAAGACCGAAGGCGAACGGGAAGAAGAAGCCATGACGGCCCTGGTGGATTTGATCAACGGCTACTTCGGCGAGGGTGAGTAA
- the rapZ gene encoding RNase adapter RapZ, whose product MRLIIVSGRSGSGKSTALNVLEDNGFYCIDNLPAGLLPELAERALIHTELAQPLVAVSIDARNLPSHLSRFPELLEEVRGKHIHCDVLYLDADEETLLKRFSETRRRHPLSSANRSLAEAIEDETNLLGPIIDLADLKINTTSLNLYQLRDAIKLRLLNQPEPGTAFLVESFGFKRGMPVDADLVFDVRCLPNPYWKPELREQSGLDQPVAEYLAAQPDVEEMFQDISSYLLKWLPRFAASNRAYVTIAIGCTGGHHRSVYLTERLGQVLQKNLKNVQVRHRDLS is encoded by the coding sequence ATGCGTTTGATCATCGTCAGCGGGCGTTCCGGCTCGGGTAAAAGCACTGCTCTCAACGTCCTTGAGGACAACGGTTTTTACTGCATTGACAACCTGCCCGCCGGCTTGCTGCCTGAGCTCGCCGAGCGGGCGCTGATCCACACCGAACTGGCGCAACCGCTGGTCGCCGTATCGATCGACGCCCGCAACCTGCCGAGTCACTTGTCACGCTTCCCGGAACTGCTTGAAGAGGTACGCGGCAAGCACATTCATTGCGATGTGCTGTACCTGGACGCGGACGAAGAAACCCTGCTCAAGCGTTTCTCGGAAACCCGTCGTCGTCACCCCTTGAGCAGTGCAAATCGCTCGCTGGCCGAAGCCATCGAAGACGAAACCAACCTGCTGGGGCCAATCATTGACTTGGCCGACCTCAAGATCAATACCACCAGCCTGAACCTTTATCAGCTGCGTGATGCCATCAAACTGCGCCTGCTGAACCAGCCGGAACCGGGCACCGCCTTTCTGGTTGAGTCGTTTGGCTTCAAGCGAGGCATGCCCGTCGATGCCGACCTGGTATTCGACGTGCGCTGCTTGCCCAACCCCTACTGGAAACCGGAACTGCGCGAGCAGTCCGGCCTTGACCAGCCGGTGGCCGAGTACCTGGCCGCACAACCGGATGTCGAAGAGATGTTCCAGGACATTTCCAGTTACCTGCTTAAATGGTTGCCACGCTTTGCCGCCAGCAATCGGGCCTATGTCACTATCGCCATTGGCTGCACCGGTGGGCACCACCGCTCCGTCTACCTGACCGAACGCCTGGGTCAAGTCCTGCAAAAAAACCTCAAGAATGTCCAGGTCCGCCACCGCGACCTCAGCTGA
- the ptsN gene encoding PTS IIA-like nitrogen regulatory protein PtsN, whose protein sequence is MIRLETILTPGRSLVNVSGGSKKKALEQIANLISREVPELEMQDVFEALIAREKLGSTGFGNGIAIPHCRLKSCELPVSALLHLDAPIDFDAIDGAPVDLLFVLLVPEAATDAHLELLRQIASMLDRKDVRDKLRSAKTNEALYQVVLDEQNGQ, encoded by the coding sequence ATGATCCGACTTGAAACCATCCTGACCCCCGGCCGTTCCCTCGTGAACGTGTCGGGTGGCAGTAAAAAGAAAGCCCTCGAACAAATTGCCAACCTGATCAGCCGCGAAGTGCCTGAACTGGAGATGCAAGATGTTTTCGAGGCCCTGATCGCCCGTGAAAAACTTGGTTCCACCGGTTTTGGCAACGGCATCGCCATCCCTCACTGCCGACTGAAAAGCTGCGAGCTGCCAGTCAGCGCCCTGCTGCACCTGGACGCTCCAATCGACTTCGACGCCATTGATGGCGCCCCGGTAGACCTGCTGTTCGTGTTGCTGGTCCCGGAAGCGGCCACCGATGCGCACCTGGAACTGCTCCGGCAGATCGCCAGCATGCTCGACCGCAAGGATGTACGCGACAAATTGCGCAGTGCCAAGACCAATGAGGCGCTGTATCAGGTTGTCCTGGATGAACAAAACGGGCAGTAA
- the hpf gene encoding ribosome hibernation-promoting factor, HPF/YfiA family, translated as MQVNISGHHVEVTPPLRDYVEQKLKRLEGHFDKITNVQVIMKVDKLQQKIEATLQIPGGEVVANAEHEDMYASIDALTDKLDRQLKKHKEKQQSLLQGSGR; from the coding sequence ATGCAAGTCAACATCAGTGGACACCATGTAGAAGTCACCCCTCCATTGCGCGATTACGTCGAGCAGAAGCTGAAGCGGCTTGAGGGTCATTTCGACAAGATTACCAATGTGCAAGTCATCATGAAGGTCGATAAACTCCAACAGAAAATCGAGGCGACCCTCCAGATTCCCGGTGGCGAAGTAGTCGCCAATGCCGAGCATGAAGACATGTATGCATCAATCGATGCCTTGACTGACAAGCTTGACCGCCAACTTAAAAAGCATAAGGAAAAGCAGCAGAGCCTCCTTCAAGGTTCTGGCCGCTAA
- a CDS encoding RNA polymerase factor sigma-54: MKPSLVLRMGQQLTMTPQLQQAIRLLQLSTLDLQQEIQEALESNPMLERQEEGDDFDNADPLADNVEQKPNADVQEPSYQETAPTVDNLEEGEWNERIPNDLPVDTAWEDVYQTSASSLPSNDDDEWDFTTRTSVGESLQSHLLWQLNLAPMSDTDRLIAVTLIDCINNQGYLDETLEEILEAFDPELDIELDEIEAVLHRIQQFEPAGIGARDLSECLLLQLRQLPAKTPWLTEAQRLVTDYIDLLGGRDYSQLMRRMKLKEDDLRQIIELVQSLNPRPGSQIESSEAEYVVPDVIVRKDNERWLVELNQESVPRLRVNPQYAGFVRRADTSADNTFMRNQLQEARWFIKSLQSRNETLMKVATQIVEHQRGFLEYGDEAMKPLVLHDIAEAVGMHESTISRVTTQKFMHTPRGIYELKYFFSSHVSTSEGGECSSTAIRAIIKKLVAAENQKKPLSDSKIAGLLEAQGIQVARRTVAKYRESLGIAPSSERKRLM, translated from the coding sequence ATGAAACCATCGCTAGTCCTGAGAATGGGCCAGCAGCTGACGATGACACCGCAGCTGCAACAGGCCATCCGCCTGCTCCAATTGTCGACCCTGGACCTGCAACAGGAAATCCAGGAGGCCCTGGAGTCCAATCCGATGCTCGAACGCCAGGAAGAAGGCGACGACTTCGATAACGCAGACCCGCTGGCCGATAACGTCGAGCAAAAACCCAACGCTGACGTGCAGGAACCGTCCTATCAGGAAACCGCCCCGACGGTGGATAACCTTGAGGAGGGCGAATGGAACGAGCGCATTCCCAATGATCTGCCCGTGGACACTGCCTGGGAAGACGTCTACCAGACCAGCGCCAGCAGCCTGCCCAGCAACGACGATGACGAGTGGGACTTCACCACCCGCACCTCCGTCGGCGAGAGCCTGCAGAGCCACTTGCTGTGGCAACTGAACCTGGCACCGATGTCCGACACCGATCGCCTGATCGCCGTGACCCTGATCGATTGCATCAATAACCAGGGCTACCTTGACGAGACCCTCGAGGAGATTCTCGAAGCTTTCGACCCGGAACTGGACATCGAGCTGGACGAAATCGAAGCCGTCCTGCACCGCATCCAGCAATTTGAACCGGCCGGCATCGGCGCCCGCGACCTCAGCGAATGCCTGTTGCTGCAACTGCGCCAACTGCCCGCCAAGACGCCGTGGCTCACCGAGGCACAGCGCCTGGTCACTGATTACATCGACTTGCTGGGCGGCCGCGACTACAGCCAACTGATGCGCCGCATGAAGCTCAAGGAAGATGACCTGCGCCAGATCATCGAGCTGGTGCAAAGCCTCAACCCGCGCCCTGGTTCGCAGATCGAGTCCAGCGAGGCGGAATATGTGGTGCCCGACGTGATCGTGCGCAAGGACAACGAACGCTGGCTGGTGGAGCTTAACCAGGAGTCAGTGCCGCGCCTGCGGGTGAATCCGCAATACGCCGGTTTCGTTCGCCGGGCGGACACCAGCGCCGACAACACCTTCATGCGCAATCAATTGCAAGAAGCCCGCTGGTTCATCAAGAGCCTGCAAAGCCGCAACGAGACGCTGATGAAAGTCGCCACACAGATCGTCGAGCACCAGCGCGGCTTCCTGGAGTACGGCGACGAAGCGATGAAACCGCTGGTGCTGCATGACATTGCCGAAGCGGTAGGCATGCACGAATCGACCATTTCCCGCGTGACCACCCAAAAATTCATGCATACCCCACGGGGTATTTATGAGTTGAAATACTTTTTTTCCAGCCACGTCAGCACCTCCGAAGGCGGCGAATGCTCGTCCACGGCGATCCGCGCAATCATCAAAAAACTGGTTGCCGCGGAAAATCAGAAAAAGCCGTTGAGTGACAGCAAGATCGCTGGTTTACTGGAGGCACAAGGCATTCAGGTCGCCCGCCGAACCGTCGCCAAATACCGCGAATCCCTTGGGATTGCGCCTTCCAGCGAGCGTAAGCGGTTGATGTGA
- the lptB gene encoding LPS export ABC transporter ATP-binding protein — MATLKAQHLAKAYKSRQVVRDVSLSIDSGQIVGLLGPNGAGKTTCFYMIVGLVQADQGRVLIDDLDVSHQPMHGRARAGIGYLPQEASIFRKLSVSDNIMAILETRKELDRDGRRQELESLLQEFHINHIRDNLGMSLSGGERRRVEIARALATAPKFILLDEPFAGVDPISVGDIKQIIHHLKAKGIGVLITDHNVRETLDICETAYIVNDGQLIAEGDAATILANDLVKEVYLGHEFRL, encoded by the coding sequence ATGGCAACCCTGAAAGCCCAGCATCTGGCCAAGGCCTATAAAAGCCGTCAGGTCGTGCGCGACGTCAGCCTGTCGATCGACAGTGGCCAGATCGTCGGCCTGCTTGGCCCCAACGGTGCCGGCAAGACCACCTGTTTCTACATGATTGTCGGCCTGGTCCAGGCGGATCAGGGCCGCGTACTGATCGACGACCTGGATGTCAGCCACCAGCCCATGCACGGCCGTGCCCGGGCCGGTATCGGCTATCTTCCGCAGGAAGCGTCGATCTTCCGCAAACTGTCGGTGTCCGACAACATCATGGCGATCCTCGAGACCCGCAAGGAACTGGATCGTGACGGCCGTCGCCAGGAACTGGAAAGCCTGCTGCAGGAATTCCACATCAACCACATTCGCGACAACCTCGGCATGAGCCTTTCCGGTGGCGAGCGGCGCCGCGTGGAAATTGCCCGCGCATTGGCCACTGCACCAAAGTTCATCCTACTGGATGAACCCTTCGCCGGTGTCGACCCGATCTCGGTGGGCGATATCAAGCAGATCATCCATCACCTCAAGGCCAAGGGAATCGGTGTTTTGATCACCGACCACAACGTACGTGAGACGCTCGATATCTGCGAAACCGCTTATATCGTGAATGATGGCCAACTGATCGCCGAAGGTGACGCCGCGACTATTCTGGCCAACGACTTGGTCAAGGAAGTCTACCTGGGTCACGAGTTCCGCCTGTAA